In Rahnella aceris, the following proteins share a genomic window:
- the gmk gene encoding guanylate kinase: MVQGTLYIVSAPSGAGKSSLIQALLKTQPLYDTQVSISHTTRAIRPGEKDGEHYFFVDKEAFREMIERDAFLEHAEVFGNYYGTSRETIEQVLASGVDVFLDIDWQGAQQIRKKMPQARSIFVLPPSKDELDRRLRGRGQDSEAVIAKRMAQAVAEMTHFAEYDYLIVNDDFDLALSDLKTIIRAERLRLSRQRLRHDGLITKLLAD; the protein is encoded by the coding sequence ATGGTTCAAGGCACGCTATATATTGTCTCCGCCCCTAGTGGAGCAGGCAAATCAAGTCTGATTCAGGCTTTACTTAAAACACAACCGCTCTACGACACACAGGTTTCTATTTCTCATACGACCCGAGCTATACGTCCGGGCGAGAAAGATGGCGAGCATTACTTCTTTGTCGACAAAGAAGCGTTTCGCGAGATGATTGAACGTGATGCCTTTTTAGAACACGCAGAAGTTTTTGGTAACTATTACGGGACTTCGCGTGAAACCATTGAGCAGGTTTTAGCGTCGGGTGTGGATGTTTTTCTGGATATCGACTGGCAAGGCGCGCAGCAAATTCGGAAAAAAATGCCGCAGGCACGCAGTATTTTTGTCTTACCGCCATCGAAAGATGAGCTAGACCGTCGCCTGCGTGGCCGCGGGCAAGACAGCGAAGCCGTTATCGCAAAACGTATGGCACAAGCCGTAGCTGAAATGACACACTTTGCCGAATACGACTATTTAATTGTGAATGATGATTTTGATCTGGCTTTATCGGATTTAAAAACCATTATTCGCGCTGAACGTCTGCGTCTGAGCCGTCAGCGGCTCCGTCATGACGGATTAATCACCAAACTATTGGCAGACTGA
- the rpoZ gene encoding DNA-directed RNA polymerase subunit omega has translation MARVTVQDAVEKIGNRFDLVLVAARRARQLQSGGKDPLVAEENDKVTVIALREIEEGLITNQILDVRDRQEQQEQEAAEIQAVTAIAEGRR, from the coding sequence ATGGCACGCGTAACTGTTCAAGACGCTGTTGAAAAAATTGGTAACCGTTTTGACCTGGTGTTGGTGGCTGCTCGTCGCGCACGCCAGCTGCAATCTGGTGGTAAAGATCCACTGGTCGCTGAAGAAAACGATAAAGTCACTGTAATTGCCCTGCGCGAAATCGAAGAAGGCCTGATCACCAATCAGATCCTCGACGTTCGTGACCGTCAGGAGCAACAGGAGCAGGAAGCCGCAGAGATTCAGGCAGTGACTGCCATCGCTGAAGGCCGTCGTTAA
- the spoT gene encoding bifunctional GTP diphosphokinase/guanosine-3',5'-bis pyrophosphate 3'-pyrophosphohydrolase → MYIFESLNQLIQKYLPEEQIKRLVQAYLVARDAHEGQTRSSGEPYITHPVAVACILAEMRLDHETLMAALLHDVIEDTPATYQDMEQLFGKSVAELVEGVSKLDKLKFRDKKEAQAENFRKMVMAMVQDIRVILIKLADRTHNMRTLGSLRPDKRRRIARETLEIYSPLAHRLGIHHLKTELEELGFEALYPNRYRVIKEVVKAARGNRKEMIQKILSEIEGRLTEAGIQCRVSGREKHLYSIYCKMHLKEQRFHSIMDIYAFRVIVKELDTCYRVLGQAHSLYKPRPGRVKDYIAIPKANGYQSLHTSLIGPHGVPVEVQIRTEDMDQMAEMGVAAHWAYKENSETSTTAQIRAQRWLQSLLELQQSAGNSFEFIESVKSDLFPDEIYVFTPEGRIVELPAGATPVDFAYAVHTDIGHACVGARVDRQPYPLSQPLTSGQTIEIITAPGARPNAAWLNFVVSSRARAKIRQMLKNLKRDDSVSLGRRLLNHALGAGKKLSDIPPENIKNELDRMKLAAMDDLLAEIGLGNAMSVVVAKNLMGDQSSMASSGTRNLPIKGADGVLITFAKCCRPIPGDPIIAHVSPGKGLVIHHESCRNIRGYQKEPEKFMAVDWDNHQETDQEFIAEIKVDMFNHQGALANLTAAINAAQSNIQNLSTEEKDGRVYSAFIRLTTRDRVHLANIMRKIRIMPDVIKVTRNRN, encoded by the coding sequence TTGTATATCTTTGAAAGCCTGAATCAACTGATTCAAAAATACCTGCCGGAGGAGCAAATTAAGCGCCTCGTGCAGGCTTACCTCGTGGCGCGGGACGCGCACGAGGGGCAAACACGTTCCAGCGGTGAGCCGTATATTACTCACCCGGTGGCCGTGGCATGTATTTTGGCTGAAATGAGGCTCGATCATGAGACTCTGATGGCGGCGTTATTACACGACGTTATCGAAGACACGCCTGCAACTTACCAGGACATGGAACAACTGTTTGGCAAAAGCGTTGCTGAGCTGGTTGAAGGCGTTTCAAAGTTAGACAAGCTGAAATTCCGTGATAAGAAAGAAGCGCAGGCGGAAAACTTCCGCAAAATGGTCATGGCGATGGTGCAAGATATCCGCGTCATTTTGATCAAACTCGCTGACCGTACTCATAACATGCGCACGCTGGGCTCTTTACGCCCGGACAAACGTCGCCGCATTGCCCGTGAAACGCTGGAAATTTACAGCCCGCTGGCACACCGTTTGGGTATTCATCACCTGAAAACCGAGCTCGAAGAGCTGGGCTTCGAAGCCCTTTATCCAAACCGTTATCGCGTCATCAAAGAAGTGGTGAAAGCTGCGCGTGGTAACCGTAAAGAGATGATCCAGAAAATCCTCTCTGAGATTGAAGGCCGTTTAACCGAAGCCGGCATTCAGTGCCGTGTCAGTGGTCGCGAAAAACACCTGTATTCTATCTATTGCAAAATGCACCTGAAGGAACAGCGTTTCCATTCTATTATGGATATCTACGCCTTCCGGGTGATCGTTAAAGAACTCGATACCTGTTATCGCGTGTTAGGACAGGCACATAGCCTGTACAAACCGCGTCCGGGTCGGGTTAAAGATTACATCGCCATCCCCAAAGCCAACGGCTATCAATCTTTGCATACATCACTAATCGGTCCGCATGGTGTGCCGGTTGAAGTACAGATCCGTACGGAAGATATGGATCAGATGGCGGAGATGGGGGTTGCGGCTCACTGGGCTTATAAAGAGAACAGTGAAACCAGCACCACCGCACAGATCCGTGCTCAGCGTTGGTTACAGAGTCTGCTTGAGCTGCAACAAAGTGCAGGCAACTCCTTTGAATTTATTGAGAGCGTGAAATCGGATCTGTTCCCGGACGAGATTTACGTCTTTACGCCGGAAGGTCGTATCGTCGAATTGCCTGCGGGCGCGACACCGGTCGACTTTGCTTATGCTGTGCATACCGATATCGGCCATGCCTGCGTTGGCGCGCGCGTTGACCGCCAGCCGTATCCGCTCTCGCAACCGCTGACCAGCGGACAAACTATCGAAATCATTACCGCACCGGGCGCCCGCCCGAATGCTGCCTGGCTGAACTTTGTCGTCAGCTCACGTGCACGCGCCAAAATCCGCCAGATGCTGAAGAACCTGAAACGTGATGATTCGGTTTCACTTGGCCGTCGCCTGCTGAATCATGCGCTGGGTGCCGGTAAAAAACTGTCAGATATTCCGCCGGAAAACATCAAAAACGAGCTGGATCGTATGAAGCTCGCCGCGATGGATGACCTGCTGGCGGAAATCGGTCTCGGCAATGCCATGAGCGTTGTGGTTGCCAAAAACCTGATGGGTGACCAGTCTTCAATGGCATCGTCAGGTACCCGTAATCTGCCGATTAAAGGCGCAGATGGCGTGCTGATCACCTTCGCGAAATGTTGCCGTCCGATTCCGGGTGACCCGATTATTGCCCACGTCAGTCCGGGCAAAGGGCTGGTGATCCATCATGAATCCTGCCGTAATATTCGCGGTTATCAGAAAGAACCTGAGAAATTCATGGCCGTTGACTGGGATAACCACCAGGAAACTGATCAGGAATTTATCGCTGAAATCAAAGTTGATATGTTCAACCATCAGGGCGCACTGGCGAACCTGACCGCTGCAATTAATGCCGCGCAGTCGAACATTCAGAATCTGAGCACCGAAGAAAAAGACGGTCGCGTCTACAGCGCCTTTATCCGCCTGACGACCCGCGATCGCGTTCATCTGGCGAATATCATGCGTAAAATCCGTATCATGCCGGACGTCATCAAAGTTACCCGCAACCGAAACTGA
- the trmH gene encoding tRNA (guanosine(18)-2'-O)-methyltransferase TrmH — protein sequence MTPERYARIREMLAARQPDLTVCMEQVHKPHNVSAVIRTADAVGVHEIHAVWPTTRMKTLVSSAAGSNSWVQVKTHKTIQDAVAKMKAKGMQILATNLSEKAVDFRAIDYTRPTCILLGQEKTGITPEALALADSDIIIPMIGMVQSLNVSVASALILYEAQRQRENAGMYRRDSSLLSEKEQQRLLFEGGYPVLSNVAKRKKLPRPFIDDHGQIIADDEWWSAMQMTVKKR from the coding sequence ATGACCCCAGAACGTTATGCCCGCATCCGCGAAATGCTTGCGGCCCGACAGCCAGACCTGACGGTCTGTATGGAACAGGTGCATAAACCACATAACGTTTCTGCCGTCATCCGTACGGCAGACGCCGTCGGCGTTCACGAAATCCACGCTGTCTGGCCTACAACCAGAATGAAGACACTGGTCTCTTCGGCGGCAGGCAGCAACAGCTGGGTTCAGGTCAAAACACACAAAACCATTCAGGATGCCGTCGCCAAAATGAAGGCGAAGGGCATGCAAATCCTGGCAACCAACTTGTCAGAGAAAGCCGTCGACTTCCGCGCGATTGATTACACCCGCCCGACCTGCATTTTGCTGGGTCAGGAGAAAACCGGTATCACACCTGAAGCGTTAGCGCTGGCTGACAGCGATATCATCATTCCGATGATCGGTATGGTGCAATCTCTGAACGTCTCCGTTGCCTCGGCGCTTATCCTGTACGAAGCCCAGCGCCAGCGCGAAAACGCCGGTATGTATCGCCGCGACAGCAGTCTGCTGAGCGAGAAGGAACAGCAGCGACTGCTGTTTGAAGGCGGCTATCCCGTTCTGTCCAATGTGGCGAAGCGAAAGAAGCTTCCCCGCCCTTTCATTGACGATCACGGGCAAATCATTGCCGATGATGAATGGTGGTCGGCGATGCAAATGACGGTCAAAAAAAGATGA
- the recG gene encoding ATP-dependent DNA helicase RecG: MKGRLLDAIPLTSLSGVGASQADKLAKLGLETIQDLLLHLPLRYEDRTRLYTINDLQPGIFATIEGEVLRSDISFGRRRMLTCQISDGTGMATLRFFNFNAAMKNSLATGRRVTAYGEIKRGTIGAEIIHPEYRIQGENSEVVLQESLTPVYPTTEGIRQATLRKLTDQALELLDTVPVAELLPEELSRSLIPLPQALHLLHRPPPDIQLADLEKGHHPAQRRLIMEELLAHNLSMLAVRAGTQSYKALPLHHDDRLKNQFLASLPFSPTGAQARVVAEIEQDLAKSYPMMRLVQGDVGSGKTLVAALAALCAIAQGQQVGLMAPTELLAEQHANNFRQWFEPLGIQVGWLAGKQKGKARQAQQDAIASGQVSMVVGTHAIFQEQVLFSSLSLVIIDEQHRFGVHQRLALWEKGLQQGFHPHQLIMTATPIPRTLAMTAYADLDTSVIDELPPGRTPVTTVAIPDTRRSDIISRVKSACEQENRQAYWVCTLIEESEMLEAQAAEATWEGLKEALPALNIGLVHGRMKAQEKQAVMQAFKQGEVQLLVATTVIEVGVDVPNASLMIIENPERLGLAQLHQLRGRVGRGAVASHCVLLYKTPLSKTAQKRLQVLRDSNDGFVIAQQDLEIRGPGELLGTRQTGSAEFKVADLLRDQAMIPDVQRIARYLQQQFPDHAKALIERWLPERVRYTNA; the protein is encoded by the coding sequence ATGAAAGGCCGCCTGCTCGACGCCATCCCGCTGACGTCGCTTTCCGGCGTCGGAGCCAGTCAGGCAGACAAGCTCGCCAAACTCGGCCTTGAAACTATTCAGGATTTACTGCTTCATCTTCCTTTACGCTATGAAGATCGTACCCGCCTTTACACCATCAATGATTTACAGCCCGGCATTTTCGCCACCATAGAAGGCGAAGTGTTGCGTAGTGATATCAGTTTTGGCCGCCGCAGAATGCTGACCTGTCAGATAAGTGACGGCACTGGCATGGCGACGTTGCGCTTCTTCAACTTTAACGCCGCGATGAAAAACAGCCTGGCAACAGGTCGCCGTGTTACCGCTTATGGTGAAATCAAACGCGGCACGATCGGTGCTGAAATCATTCATCCGGAATACCGCATTCAGGGTGAAAACAGCGAAGTCGTTCTGCAGGAATCACTGACGCCGGTTTATCCGACAACGGAAGGTATCCGCCAGGCGACCTTGCGTAAACTGACGGATCAGGCACTTGAACTGCTCGACACCGTACCTGTCGCCGAACTGTTGCCAGAGGAACTGAGTCGTTCGCTGATCCCGCTTCCTCAGGCGCTGCATTTGCTGCACCGCCCGCCGCCAGATATCCAGCTTGCAGACCTTGAAAAAGGTCATCATCCGGCTCAACGCCGCCTGATTATGGAAGAACTTCTGGCACATAATCTCAGTATGCTGGCTGTCCGCGCCGGTACGCAGAGTTATAAAGCTCTGCCGTTGCATCATGACGACCGCCTGAAAAATCAGTTCCTCGCGTCGCTTCCTTTCAGCCCGACCGGTGCGCAAGCACGGGTTGTGGCAGAAATTGAACAGGACCTGGCAAAAAGTTATCCCATGATGCGTCTGGTGCAGGGCGACGTGGGATCAGGTAAAACGCTGGTAGCCGCCCTCGCCGCACTTTGCGCTATTGCTCAGGGCCAACAGGTCGGATTAATGGCGCCGACAGAATTGCTGGCCGAACAGCATGCCAATAATTTCCGTCAGTGGTTTGAGCCACTGGGTATTCAGGTCGGCTGGCTGGCGGGCAAACAAAAGGGTAAAGCCCGGCAGGCACAGCAGGATGCGATCGCCAGCGGACAGGTGTCGATGGTGGTGGGAACGCACGCTATCTTCCAGGAACAGGTTTTGTTCTCGTCACTGTCGCTGGTCATTATCGATGAACAGCACCGTTTCGGTGTGCATCAGCGTCTGGCGTTGTGGGAAAAAGGTCTGCAACAGGGCTTCCATCCACATCAGTTGATCATGACCGCCACGCCGATCCCACGCACACTGGCAATGACGGCTTACGCTGATCTTGATACCTCTGTGATCGACGAACTCCCGCCAGGCCGCACGCCGGTGACTACTGTCGCCATTCCGGACACCCGCCGCAGTGATATTATCAGCCGCGTCAAAAGTGCCTGCGAGCAGGAAAATCGTCAGGCTTATTGGGTGTGTACGCTGATTGAAGAATCGGAAATGCTGGAAGCGCAGGCCGCTGAAGCCACATGGGAAGGCCTGAAGGAGGCACTCCCGGCGCTGAATATTGGACTGGTTCACGGTCGTATGAAAGCCCAGGAAAAGCAGGCCGTTATGCAGGCATTCAAACAGGGTGAAGTGCAGCTTCTGGTGGCAACGACTGTCATTGAAGTCGGCGTTGACGTACCGAATGCCAGCCTGATGATTATCGAAAACCCGGAGCGTTTAGGGCTGGCGCAGTTGCACCAGTTACGTGGGCGCGTTGGACGTGGTGCCGTTGCTTCTCACTGTGTACTGCTCTACAAAACGCCGCTCAGCAAAACAGCGCAGAAACGTTTGCAGGTTTTACGCGACAGCAACGATGGCTTTGTTATCGCACAGCAGGATTTGGAAATCCGCGGGCCGGGTGAACTACTGGGCACGCGCCAGACCGGCAGCGCTGAATTTAAAGTCGCTGATTTATTACGTGATCAGGCGATGATCCCGGATGTACAGCGCATTGCGCGTTATCTGCAGCAACAATTCCCTGATCATGCCAAAGCCCTGATTGAGCGCTGGCTGCCAGAAAGAGTCCGTTACACCAACGCCTGA
- a CDS encoding PTS cellobiose transporter subunit IIC — translation MSISQSLFTFIEQKISPFAARLSSQRHVMAVRDGFISAMPFMIVGSFLLVFVHPPFSPESSWGFARSWLALSAKYEVQILTPFNMTMGIMSIYISASIAYNLARSYKLDPFMTAMLALMSFLLVAAPQIDEKMSTTALGGVGIFTAILVAIYVTELTRLLKKYNIGIRLPEQVPSNIKHSFDLLIPIVAVVITLFPLSLLVQSGFDMLLPQAIMALFEPLISAADSLPAVLLAVLICHLLWFAGIHGSAIVSGMLQAFWLTNLGLNQTDLAAGLPMTHIMTEAFWNFLIVIGGSGATMGLVLLFCRSKSAHLRTMGKLSLVPSCFNINEPVIFGTPIVMNPVFFIPFLLAPMVNAVIAYLAVSTDLLPHMISLVPWTSPAPIGAAWAMGWDFKVSVLVILLMALSMVIYYPFFKVYEKQLLTQEKAAEAEQVFTEKADAAQ, via the coding sequence ATGAGTATCAGCCAATCCCTCTTCACTTTTATAGAACAGAAAATCAGCCCCTTCGCCGCACGATTATCCTCACAGCGACATGTCATGGCAGTGCGTGATGGCTTCATCTCAGCAATGCCCTTTATGATTGTTGGTTCGTTTTTACTGGTTTTTGTTCACCCGCCATTTTCGCCCGAATCTTCATGGGGCTTCGCCAGAAGCTGGCTGGCGCTCTCGGCAAAATATGAAGTGCAGATCCTGACGCCGTTCAATATGACGATGGGCATTATGTCCATCTACATCTCGGCATCGATTGCCTACAATCTGGCAAGAAGTTACAAGCTAGACCCGTTCATGACCGCAATGCTGGCGCTGATGTCTTTCCTGCTGGTCGCCGCACCGCAGATTGATGAAAAGATGTCGACGACGGCGCTGGGCGGCGTGGGGATCTTTACGGCTATTCTGGTGGCGATTTATGTCACCGAACTGACGCGGTTATTGAAAAAATACAATATCGGTATCCGTTTACCCGAACAGGTACCTTCAAACATTAAGCATTCGTTTGATTTACTGATCCCGATTGTGGCCGTGGTGATTACACTTTTCCCGCTGAGCTTACTGGTCCAGTCAGGGTTTGATATGTTGCTGCCACAGGCGATTATGGCGCTGTTCGAACCCCTGATTTCTGCCGCAGACTCACTGCCTGCTGTACTTCTCGCCGTGCTGATTTGCCACCTGTTGTGGTTCGCCGGCATTCATGGCTCGGCCATTGTATCTGGCATGTTGCAGGCTTTTTGGTTAACCAATCTCGGCCTGAATCAGACAGATCTCGCTGCCGGTTTACCCATGACGCACATCATGACCGAGGCATTCTGGAATTTCCTGATCGTGATTGGCGGGTCCGGCGCGACAATGGGACTGGTGCTGCTGTTTTGTCGCAGTAAGTCAGCGCATCTGCGCACCATGGGGAAACTCAGTCTGGTGCCAAGCTGTTTCAATATCAATGAGCCGGTGATTTTTGGCACACCTATCGTCATGAATCCGGTATTTTTCATCCCCTTCCTGCTGGCACCGATGGTCAATGCCGTTATCGCCTATCTGGCCGTATCGACGGATCTGCTCCCGCATATGATTTCACTGGTCCCCTGGACATCGCCGGCACCGATCGGGGCGGCCTGGGCGATGGGCTGGGATTTCAAAGTGTCGGTTCTGGTTATCCTGCTGATGGCACTGTCGATGGTAATTTATTATCCATTCTTCAAAGTCTACGAGAAGCAGTTACTGACGCAGGAAAAAGCCGCTGAGGCCGAACAGGTGTTCACTGAGAAGGCGGACGCGGCACAATAA
- the gltS gene encoding sodium/glutamate symporter: MIQLDTYGTLVAATLVLLLGRKCVQSVKFLKKYTIPEPVAGGLLVALLLLIANQIFGWEVGFDMSLKEPLMLAFFATIGLNANLASLRAGGKSLFLLVFVVVGLLLLQNAIGIGMAKMLGLDPLMGLLAGSITLSGGHGTGAAWSKLFIERYGFENATEVAMACATFGLVLGGIIGGPVARYLVSHSSTPNGNPEDMVDPSAFEKPSIGRMITPLVMVETIALIAICLMAGTYAASLLQGSAFEIPTFVCVLFVGVILSNMLAWLGFYRVFDRAVSVLGNVSLSLFLAMALMSLKLWEMAALALPMMAILIVQALAMALYAIFVTYRVMGKNYDAAVLAAGHCGFGLGATPTAIANMQAITNQFGPSHLAFLVVPMVGAFFIDIANAIVIKLYLMLPVFPAIS; this comes from the coding sequence ATGATTCAACTCGATACCTACGGCACCCTGGTTGCCGCCACGTTGGTGCTCCTTTTAGGACGGAAATGCGTCCAGTCGGTCAAATTCCTCAAAAAATACACCATTCCTGAACCCGTTGCCGGTGGTTTGCTGGTCGCTTTATTGTTACTGATCGCCAACCAGATATTCGGCTGGGAAGTCGGTTTCGACATGTCTTTAAAAGAGCCACTGATGCTGGCATTTTTTGCCACGATCGGTCTTAACGCCAATCTGGCAAGTCTGCGGGCAGGCGGTAAATCGCTGTTTCTGCTGGTGTTTGTCGTCGTGGGCTTACTGCTTTTGCAAAATGCCATCGGTATCGGAATGGCGAAAATGCTCGGGCTGGATCCGCTGATGGGGTTGCTGGCGGGGTCGATTACCCTTTCAGGTGGCCACGGCACCGGCGCGGCATGGAGCAAGCTGTTTATCGAGCGTTATGGCTTTGAAAATGCGACGGAAGTCGCGATGGCTTGCGCAACTTTTGGTCTGGTGCTCGGCGGTATTATTGGGGGGCCGGTAGCGCGCTATCTGGTCAGCCATTCTTCCACCCCCAACGGAAACCCCGAGGATATGGTCGATCCGAGCGCATTTGAGAAACCGTCGATTGGCAGGATGATTACACCACTGGTGATGGTTGAAACCATTGCCCTGATCGCGATTTGCCTGATGGCAGGGACATATGCCGCCAGTCTGTTGCAAGGCTCGGCATTTGAAATCCCAACCTTTGTCTGCGTGCTCTTCGTTGGTGTGATCCTGAGTAATATGCTGGCATGGCTCGGTTTTTATCGTGTCTTCGACCGTGCGGTATCCGTGCTGGGTAACGTCAGTTTGTCACTGTTCCTTGCCATGGCATTGATGAGCCTTAAGTTGTGGGAGATGGCGGCACTCGCCTTGCCGATGATGGCAATTCTTATCGTTCAAGCCCTCGCAATGGCACTTTATGCGATTTTCGTGACTTATCGCGTGATGGGGAAAAACTACGATGCGGCGGTGTTGGCGGCAGGACACTGTGGTTTCGGGCTGGGTGCCACCCCGACGGCCATTGCCAATATGCAGGCGATCACCAACCAGTTTGGCCCTTCGCATCTGGCGTTTCTGGTGGTGCCGATGGTGGGCGCATTCTTCATCGATATCGCCAATGCGATTGTGATTAAACTCTACCTGATGCTGCCTGTATTCCCGGCTATAAGCTAA
- a CDS encoding nucleobase:cation symporter-2 family protein: MSSQTAEQETQQPDLSRQQKSELIYRLEDRPPLPQTLFAACQHLLAMFVAVITPALLICQALGLPAQDTQHIISMSLFASGLASILQIKTWGPVGSGLLSIQGTSFNFVAPLIMGGMALKNGGADVPTMMAALFGTLMLASCTEIILSRFLHLARRIITPLVSGIVVMIIGLSLIQVGLTSIGGGYAAMSDHTFGAPKNLLLAAVVLVVIVLLNRQRNPYLRVASLVIAMAVGYLVAWMTGMLPTVAPAAQSNWITLPTPLYYGLGFDWNLLIPLMLIFMVTSLETIGDITATSDVSEQPVSGPLYMKRIKGGVLANGLNSMLSAVFNTFPNSCFGQNNGVIQLTGVASRYVGFVVALMLIILGLFPAVAGFVQHIPEPVLGGATIVMFGTIAASGVRIVSRERLNRRAIMIMALSLAVGMGVSQQPLILQFAPDWLKTFLSSGIAAGGITAIVLNLVFPHEK; the protein is encoded by the coding sequence ATGAGTTCGCAAACCGCAGAACAAGAAACACAGCAACCCGATCTTTCCCGCCAGCAAAAAAGTGAACTGATTTACCGGCTCGAGGACCGCCCGCCATTACCTCAAACGTTATTCGCCGCCTGTCAGCATTTGCTGGCGATGTTTGTTGCGGTAATCACACCAGCACTACTGATTTGCCAGGCGCTGGGTTTGCCTGCGCAGGACACGCAGCACATCATCAGCATGTCGCTGTTCGCCTCCGGCCTGGCTTCTATTTTGCAGATTAAAACCTGGGGACCGGTCGGCTCGGGTTTACTGTCGATTCAGGGCACCAGCTTTAACTTTGTTGCGCCGCTGATCATGGGCGGAATGGCGCTGAAAAATGGCGGTGCGGATGTGCCGACCATGATGGCGGCGCTGTTCGGCACCCTGATGCTGGCTTCCTGCACTGAAATCATTCTTTCCCGTTTCCTGCATCTCGCACGCCGCATCATTACGCCGCTGGTTTCCGGCATCGTGGTGATGATTATCGGGCTGTCGCTGATTCAGGTCGGTCTGACGTCTATCGGCGGCGGTTATGCGGCCATGAGCGATCACACATTCGGGGCACCGAAAAATCTGCTGCTGGCTGCCGTCGTGCTGGTAGTGATTGTTCTGCTGAACCGTCAACGTAACCCTTACCTGCGTGTCGCCTCTCTGGTTATCGCCATGGCGGTGGGTTATCTGGTGGCCTGGATGACGGGCATGTTGCCAACCGTTGCGCCAGCCGCGCAAAGCAACTGGATAACATTACCAACGCCGCTGTATTACGGACTGGGTTTTGACTGGAATTTGCTGATCCCGCTGATGCTGATTTTCATGGTGACATCGCTGGAAACCATCGGTGATATTACCGCAACCTCGGACGTTTCTGAGCAACCGGTCAGCGGCCCGCTGTACATGAAGCGCATCAAAGGCGGCGTTCTGGCCAATGGCCTGAACTCGATGCTTTCTGCTGTATTTAACACCTTCCCGAATTCCTGCTTCGGGCAGAACAACGGCGTCATTCAACTGACCGGCGTTGCCAGCCGCTATGTCGGTTTTGTGGTCGCGCTGATGCTGATCATCCTCGGGCTGTTCCCGGCTGTTGCGGGATTTGTGCAGCATATTCCTGAACCGGTACTGGGCGGCGCGACCATCGTGATGTTCGGTACCATTGCCGCTTCGGGTGTGCGCATTGTTTCCCGCGAGCGTCTGAATCGCCGCGCGATTATGATCATGGCGCTTTCTCTCGCCGTCGGTATGGGTGTTTCTCAGCAGCCGCTGATCCTGCAATTCGCACCGGACTGGCTGAAAACCTTTCTCTCTTCTGGCATTGCAGCGGGCGGCATTACTGCGATTGTTCTGAATCTGGTTTTCCCTCACGAGAAGTAA